In Candidatus Goldiibacteriota bacterium, the DNA window TTATATAACTGCATATTGCAATTGTCAATAAAGAATACTTGGTGTTTTTAAGTACAATTATATTGATAAATACCGCTGTTTATAGTAAATTTAACTGTCTTAGCCGTTATGTCACAATATTAAAGGGGTTTTTCGGGATGTCTGAAACAACGTTTTACAGTTTAATCGGGAATTTCAACCTTTGAAAAAACAGGCCAAAATTCTTTTTATTGCCACAGGTTACGGCGATTCCCCCGTTATAAGCGGCGGCGAAGTAAGGCTTTTTAATATTGTCAAACACCTTTCCGGAAAAATAACACCTGATTTTCTTACAACCTCCGGGGGCATTAACGCCGCAGATGCGTATGGAATAACGGGTTATTTTCACGGCATGATAACTGTTAAAAACAGGTTTATGGGCATTCGGGAAACATTTGGCTTTCAGCGGCTTATAGGATATTTTGTTTCCGCTTTTGACGCCGATAAGAAACTTAGAACCAAAAAATACAGCGCTATATATACAAGCTCCGACTGCTATAGCGACATATACCCCTCGTATAAATACAAATCACTTAATCCCGCATCAAAATGGTTCTGCATGCTGCATCACAAATATGACTCCCCTTTTAAAAGGGCCGGTTTTTTCCCGGTGAACGCGGTGTTATATCTTCTTCAGCTTCACAGTTTTAAGATGATCGCGAAACGCGCGGACTGCGTATTTGTACTGGATACGGACGCGGGCACAGAAATAACCAAAACACTTTTAAAATACGGTTATAAAGGCCTGATTCACAGGGTAAAAAACGGAATAAATAAGATTCCCGCCGCAAAGATAAAAAAAGACAGATCAATGGCGGTATTTTTAGGCGGATTAAGGCCGTCAAAAGGATTATATGACATTGTCCCTGTCTGGAAAAAAGTTTCACAAAAAAATCCGGAACTTAAGCTTACGGTTGCAGGCAAAGGTTCCGATAAAGATATGGCGTATCTGAAAGAAGCCGTTGAAAAAAACGGGCTTACAGGCGCAGTTTCAATTGCAGGTTATATAGATACCAAAAACTTAAATACCCTGCTGTCAAAAGCAGCTGTATTTTTTCTTCCATCACGGGAAGAAGGCTGGGGAATTTCCATACTGGAAGCGCTGCAGCACGGGTGCAAGCCTGTGGTATATGACCTTCCGGCGTTTAAGGTTTTTAAAAATCATGTGATACGAATCCCCCGCTTTGACCATGAATTATACGCGGAGGAGATATTAAAGACATTTAAATCTAAAACCCCGGCTGCAATCAATACAAAGTTTATTTCTCAATTCTACTGGAATGATATTGCAAAACATGAATTTTTAATAATAAACAGGCTTTTATCCTTGAAATAATCCATTACGCCTTATTCCGAAAAGCAGATCTAAACAACGCGCCCTAAAAGGACGCGGCTACCAGGGCGGAAAAATACAAAACATTAAACAAAAAACAAGGCGTAATTTATTACACCTTATACACAAAGATAAA includes these proteins:
- a CDS encoding glycosyltransferase family 4 protein, producing the protein MKKQAKILFIATGYGDSPVISGGEVRLFNIVKHLSGKITPDFLTTSGGINAADAYGITGYFHGMITVKNRFMGIRETFGFQRLIGYFVSAFDADKKLRTKKYSAIYTSSDCYSDIYPSYKYKSLNPASKWFCMLHHKYDSPFKRAGFFPVNAVLYLLQLHSFKMIAKRADCVFVLDTDAGTEITKTLLKYGYKGLIHRVKNGINKIPAAKIKKDRSMAVFLGGLRPSKGLYDIVPVWKKVSQKNPELKLTVAGKGSDKDMAYLKEAVEKNGLTGAVSIAGYIDTKNLNTLLSKAAVFFLPSREEGWGISILEALQHGCKPVVYDLPAFKVFKNHVIRIPRFDHELYAEEILKTFKSKTPAAINTKFISQFYWNDIAKHEFLIINRLLSLK